The Nicotiana tomentosiformis chromosome 2, ASM39032v3, whole genome shotgun sequence genome includes the window AACTTCTACCTCAAAAGGATTATCAAAGACAAAAAACTTGACTCCAATGTCATTGCCTTTGTCAACATATATCTCCACGATCCTTGGGAGTTACCTGGTTAGTAACACAGTTCCTTCCCCCcctcctattctttctttctgtaattattttattaatgatTTGATCGTGTAAATATAATTCACACAGTCAAAAACTCATTAACATATTGCAAAACCTTGATATAGGGGCGAATAAGTTTCTGATTCCAAATCAAAAGAAATTGGTACAGCAAAATATGGACCTGGAATTATTGAACTAATCAAGTCAGTTGCATAGTGAAGTCCCTATTTACATGTTTAAGTTTAGCCATCAGTAATTGCAAATATTGAACTTCATTATTTGAAACATTGGTAAAATATTATAATAAACTTTATAATTGTTTGAACTCAGACAACTTCAACTTTCTTTTTTTATTATGTAATATTCATACCCAAAGATAATTCAAAGTACTTCATCTCAACTTCAACTATACTCTTTATTTCAGCTTCAACTAGATATTATCTAAACGCCCACTTAAGTGTCAGAATATAACAATTAGTGTTTCTACGTGCCACTTTTAGCACATTTTtacttatcttttttttttttttttttttttgggaagtAGGATTGGCAAGAATTGGGGAAAGAGAGTGGTATTTTTTTGTACCAATAAACAGGAAACATGGTCCTAAAGGGAAGCCCAACAGAACTACAAGAAATGGTTTCTGGAAGGCAACTGGTTCTGATTGCCAAATTCGTTCAACATTAGACCCAAAGAAGGTTATTGGGCTCAAGAAGACTTTGGTTTTCTATGTTGGAAGGGCACCTAAAGGGTGCAGAACTGATTGGGTCATGAACGAGTACAGACTTCCTGATGGCCACCCCTTACCTAAGGTACTTTGGCTTTAacttatatatattatttaactTGTTATAATAGGTAATCTCCAAGTTATTGATCCCATCTTTTAAATTATCTGATGGTACAAAACAGTCACTATATAGAAGTTAAAGTcaatatttttcaatttaattgAATATAGCAGGTAAATACTATATCTTCCAGGTTACCACATATATTAGAATTGTTATGAAGAGATACATATTATTGTAGGTCAGCTACTTAACATGTCGATGTAAAAAATCTGTTAGGGTACAAAATTTAAAATCTTTCGCAATATAATGTTATGCCTCCGTTGTGCCTTGTCATTCAGATTTAACTCTTGCGTGATGTTTTCATCTCTCTTGTACTTATTTTCGTTGGAGCTTTTTCTTTTATCAATTTTCTTGATATAAGTTTGAAAGAATCCGGGGCAGTTTTTTTCAAGCTTCAAAATCGTGCATTGTGCAAAGAATGCATGTATTTTAATTTCTACATTCTGGTTCACATGAAAACTCTTATTTTACCGAAAATTTTAGCTTGTTATATGACAACTCCCTCCCAATCCAGTCCTTCCACTCTGATCTTCATCTTTTCCTTTTCTAGTTCATATTCTTTGTGACAGCGAATTCAGAATACTTGTACTATGAAAGGTTAAATAGAGAACTATTCAGAACTTTATTAACATGCTACACCAGGGGCAGATGTAGAATTTGAGATAAGGGGATGTAAGAGATGCTAAAATATCACAATTTGGAGATGAAATGATGACCTAAAACAGTTTTTGAACACTTTTTCCCACTATGCTATAAACTATTCTAACTTTAACGGGATCCAACAATCAGTATATAAACATAAAGAAAAAAGATCACCTATGCGCAATATAATTTTCCCACAAAGGGGATACAATTATTAATTCTAGGACCAATGTCCAAACCCCCACTCAGCTAGACAAGACTCGTTTATTTTGTCACTATCACATTTAAGGAActcaattttgtaaattttaaatTGGATGCAGGATCATGACATAGTACTTTGCAAAGTTTACAGAAAGGCAACCTCCTTTAAAGTATTGGAGCAAAGGGCAATAGTTGAAGAACATGCAGCAAAAAGACACCCAACATCTACACAATCAGATGACAATCTTGGTCCTTTGTTCCCACAAGAAGACTTGGAATCATCAGCCTCACATAATCTTATCTCTTTCAGAAGCTTAcaagaagaaaatcataacaccgcGATTAAGCTACCTCAATTATCTGCTTCAAATCCATTTTTAGAGCCACCCAAGTTTAGCATTGACTCATTATCAAGTCCCCTCTGGACTGAAATACAGAGCACAGGGCAAGACTTGTGGAGTCTATTTTCTTTATCTTGAAGAGATCAATTCCTTACCCTTTTAATTTAAGCTTAGAATGATATACTTCAAGATGAAAGTCTTTTCAGGACTTTTTATAGTTACATGTTTGATGTCGGAATAAGTAAGTTGTCTCTTTCATAGTGGAAATTATGATTGTAGTCTGACAGTTTTAACTCTATAGCTGTTTAGGCTAATAAGTCATTATTAGGAATCTTGATGTAAATTACCTTCCCCTTTCTTTGGTTTATGATGACTTCTTTATGCAGTCAAATAGCCCATCAACGCCAGAAAAAAATTGCGAGGTTCAACCATGATTGATGCATCTAATTTTTATGTAAATTCGGGGGtcaatttattaattttaaaaacttGTGAATTCAACCATGACTGATGCATCTAATTGCCGTCTCTGTTTTCCTGCTCAGTTTTTTAAAAGACGTTTTCGGGGCGAGACGTATCAAAAATACCTCAAGgagatggtgtggggcg containing:
- the LOC104101098 gene encoding NAC domain-containing protein 6-like isoform X1; this translates as MSLPELELPGFRFHPTAEELINFYLKRIIKDKKLDSNVIAFVNIYLHDPWELPVGLARIGEREWYFFVPINRKHGPKGKPNRTTRNGFWKATGSDCQIRSTLDPKKVIGLKKTLVFYVGRAPKGCRTDWVMNEYRLPDGHPLPKDHDIVLCKVYRKATSFKVLEQRAIVEEHAAKRHPTSTQSDDNLGPLFPQEDLESSASHNLISFRSLQEENHNTAIKLPQLSASNPFLEPPKFSIDSLSSPLWTEIQSTGQDLWSLFSLS
- the LOC104101098 gene encoding NAC domain-containing protein 6-like isoform X3, whose amino-acid sequence is MSLPELELPGFRFHPTAEELINFYLKRIIKDKKLDSNVIAFVNIYLHDPWELPVGLARIGEREWYFFVPINRKHGPKGKPNRTTRNGFWKATGSDCQIRSTLDPKKVIGLKKTLVFYVGRAPKGCRTDWVMNEYRLPDGHPLPKDHDIVLCKVYRKATSFKVLEQRAIVEEHAAKRHPTSTQSDDNLGPLFPQEDLESSASHNLISFRSLQEENHNTAIKLPQLSSPLWTEIQSTGQDLWSLFSLS
- the LOC104101098 gene encoding NAC domain-containing protein 6-like isoform X2, producing MSLPELELPGFRFHPTAEELINFYLKRIIKDKKLDSNVIAFVNIYLHDPWELPGLARIGEREWYFFVPINRKHGPKGKPNRTTRNGFWKATGSDCQIRSTLDPKKVIGLKKTLVFYVGRAPKGCRTDWVMNEYRLPDGHPLPKDHDIVLCKVYRKATSFKVLEQRAIVEEHAAKRHPTSTQSDDNLGPLFPQEDLESSASHNLISFRSLQEENHNTAIKLPQLSASNPFLEPPKFSIDSLSSPLWTEIQSTGQDLWSLFSLS